AAATCCATCAGAGAGGTTTCTAAAGCAGTAGTCAAGCGTTGAGTCGCTACCTTCATCGATTTTTTGACATCAAACTCGTTCACTTCTAGAGGCGCACCAATGTGAATTTTGACCTGACATCCAAATTTAGGTGCTGCTTGGCTGTAACGGATGCTCATCGGTACTATTTTGACTCCTTCTTGAGCTTTGGAATCTATTTTGGCTTGAGCATGACACGCCATCCTGACTAAACCTGGCTTCAGAGAACTCAATTGATTATCGCGAAAAATATTACCTTCAGGGAAAATAACTAACATTTCTCCTGCTAAAAGTAATTCAACAGTATGGCGAAAACTGCCAATTCCTGGTTGTTCGGTATCTACTGGAAATCCTCCTAAGCGCCTGATGAACCAGCCTTGAATCCCCTTCATTTCATTAGCCGAAACCATGAATCGCAAGTGACGCTTGATGACGTGGTGTCCGACTGCATAGGGTACGATTAACGAATCCCAACGAGAACGATGGGTAGGAGCAATAATGACTGGACCAGTTCTAGGTAGGTGTTCTTGACCTATAATTTCGATTTTTGAGAAGTAACTTGGCAAAACCAGATATTTCCCCAGAGGATAGGCAATGGCAGTTAACCAGGGGGAAATATGGGAAGTAATTCGCTCTGTTTCCGGTGTTTGCGTTGGATTGATGGCTGCTGGAGAAACGTTAAGCTGCACGGGAGATGATTTATCCATAACTAAGGTTAGTTAATTTCCACCATAGATGGATTCTCTCAAGGTTTTGTAGGGTTGTGGGACACTTTTTCATCTGCCATGCGATCGCGCTCTAAGTTATCCATTGCACGATACAAATCCTTACTAGGCATAGGAAAGCAGCAATTGTTATTTGTGTTGACGATCGCTTTCATGAGAGCAGGGGCGATCGCCCCCACATTACCATTTTACAAAGCTCCCGCAGCAGTGTGATCGATCGCACCACCTCCCAAATGAGTCGTGATATTGAGAGATTGTAACACTGGCATCCCTTGAGCGCCTTCAGGATAATCAATTACGGTGACCGCACAGTTACCTTGCTTTATTTTCCAGAAATCTGCGGTTTTCAAACCCAAAATGTGACACAAAATTACTTTGTTCGTGGCATCGTGAGCTACAACTAGAGCAGTTCTAGATATTTCTGAGGCTCCTACTTCCTCTACAATAGCTTGCCAAGTGGGTATCGCCCGATCCCAAACTTGCTGTAAATTCTCTCCTTCTGGCATTTGTACCTGTTCGGGAATTGTTCGCCAACGCTGTAACTCTCCAGGGTAACTTGCGTCGATTTCGGCTTCTAATTTTCCTTCCCACAATCCGTGAGCGATTTCACTCAATCCAGAGCGAGTATCTAAATTAACTTGGGTATGAGCTTCTAAAATTATCTCAGCAGTCTCTTTAGGGCGCAGCATCGGGCTAGTAAAGGCTAAATCGAGGGGGACATCATGCAAGAAGGTTTTAGCTTTCTGTGACTGTTCTCGACCGTTTTCGTTGAGTGGTACGTCTATTTGTCCTTGAAATCTACCAGCGCGATTCCACTCGGTTTCTCCATGTCTAACTAGGAGCAATCTTGGCCCTTGATGACCGGGACGGACTTTTGGTAATGTTTCTCCCACATGAGAAGTTAAATTGAGGGATTCTAGTTGTACTGCTTCTCCCCAATCGCCAGCAAAGTTTAAAACCGTAATGCCACAATTAGATTGCTGGATAGCGTGATAGCGATCTGGAGACATACCTATCGCCGTGGCAATTAATCCCCGATTAATCCCATTATGAGCCACAATTAAAACTGTTTCGCCTTGGTGTTTGCTAAGCAGTTTTTGCCAAAATTCCCTAGCTTGCTTGTATAGAGCTAAAACTGGATAATGCTCTTTAAAACCATCATCGGTGGGAATTTGCATCCGCAGTTCGTGGGGTTTCTCTTTCCAAGCGCGGTATTCTTGGGGAAAATTAGCTTTTACATCCTCTTTAAACAAGTTTTCCCATAGTGGCAAATCAATTTCCATTAACTGCTCATCTGGTTGCAACTTTAAGGCTGAATCTAACCCAGATATAATTATCTCGGCGGTACTTTTTGCTCTTTGCAAGGGACTGCAATAGGCAGCATCAATCTGTATACTTTTGAGAGTATTGGCAACTTGAGCAGCATCGGCTTTGCCTTTTTCTGTCAAAATCGAATCATCGCTGCGACCTTGAATGCGACCTTGACTGTTATAGCTGCTTTGTCCGTGGCGTACAATAATGACTCGCGTACTCAATCTTCTCTCCAGGAAAATTTAGGGAGTTGTGTGGTTAACTTAAAAAGGGTTATAGCAGAAGACGTAGCACTGCTACGTACAGAAGTCAGAAGATTTATTAGGATTCAGATGCTTACATTGTCCTAATTTTGATGTCCTTTGCTAGATTTTCTATATTTTTACGCAAATATATATAATAAGCAATTTTAGAAAGGCTATATTTAATTAATTTCAATCCTCATATTTAAGTTTTCGCGATCTCAGGTAATTTTGATGAATCTTCAGACTATCAAGCGGGTATTGTTGGTCATCTTGACCATTATTGCTGTTGGTCAAACGACAGTTTCACTATTTAATAGTTGGCAACAACCACAAACTCAAAGTCGCATTGAATTATATCAAACTAATCTGGTTTTAAATGCGACAGAATGGAAAAAGTTTACTGAAGCTAGTTCTAACAAAGATGCGGATATTTATCCAAAACTACGGGAACAATTAATCGGAAAAGAACCCCTAAAAAACGCTCAAAAGCAATATGAAGAATTAAAAACTTCCCTAACTAAGACACAAGATAGTATTAAAGGTGATTCTCTACGAGACGGCAAAGCTGGACGCTCTTCTTCAATTCTTGCTCAAACAGAACGTATTGGTTCAATTGTTGATGAATTAGATTTACGAATTGGCATTTTGCAAGCAGAACAGGGGCAAACTAATGCTGCTTTGGAAACTTGGACTAATCTAATTGAGAGATCTAAATTTAAAACTGATGGACTGAATAACTTTAAAACAGTAGCAGTTTTGATTGATTTATGGACAGATAAATCATCTATTACAGCTACATCGGAAACACAAATAAAAGCTAATTTAGATGGATGGTTTAAGTACAGAAGTTTAGCTAAATTATATCAAGTTGAGCAGCGACCAGCAGATTTAGCTAATTTAGAATTACAGCAACAAAATATTGCGGAGCAAGTAGTTAACAAATTACTTTTGGTGGGAGTCCTTCCCGTAATAGGTTTGTTAATTGGAACACTATTAATTTTAGGATTAACATTGCAGTTAGCTATCCGAAAGAAGCGATCTATCTTAGCCACAAATTCAGGCATTGGTTGGAAAACTCCTTGGGATATAGAAACTATTAGCATAGTTTTAATTGTTGGTTTTTTCACAGTCAAAGATATAGTTTTGCCAATTGTTTTAGGATTAATTCTCAGTCTGTTCCAAATTAACCCAACTAAACTAGATAACTTACAACAGGTTATGTTTAGTTTTGTTGCTTATATCGGTATCGCAGTATTAGCAGTAACAATTTTGTTTTTCGCCATTAAAAAATACTTTCCTCTACCTCCAGATTGGTTTAAATTTAAATTAACTCCCCAGTCTATAGCCTGGGGAATTGGTGGCTATCTAACGGCGATACCTTTGGTGATTATAATATCTTTAATTAACCAGCAACTTTGGGGAGACAGGGGTGGTGGAAATCCGATTTTACCAGTAGCTTTACAAGGGCAAGATAATTTAGCAAAATTCCTTTTATTTTTAACCGCTTGCATTGCTGCACCGATATTTGAAGAGTTAATTTTTAGAGGTTTTCTCTTAGCTTCTTTAACTCGCTATTTACCAGTTTGGGGTGCGATAACCGTTAGCGGTTTAATCTTTGCAGTTGCTCATTTGAGTCTTTCAGAAGTCATTCCTCTCACAGTTTTAGGAATGCTATTAGGATTTGTCTACACTCGTTCGCGAAACCTATTATCTTCTATGTTAATGCACGCTTTATGGAATAGCGGGACTCTAATTACTTTGTTTATTTTGGGTAGTGGAAATAGCTAATTGAGGAAGGAAGAAGGAAGAAGGAAGAAGGGATAGCCAACAACTAACTAACGTTGACGTTCTCGAAATGGGTGGCTAAAATTTGGGAATGAAGCTATCTTGGAAGAAATGACGGTTGCGATCGCCAGCTTCAACATCATGATTAATCCTTTTCCAGCCAAGTCAAAAACCCCAATTAAGCTGCTTAAGTTGCTCCCATATACACTCGTGGGATTGGGGGTGTTTTGGTTTAACTCTGAAACAAATCTTAATTATTTATTTCGAGGCTATCTAGTGTTACTAGAAGCTCAATTGGGTATATTGATCGTATATTTCCTAATGTCTAAAATCAACAAACTCCACAAAAATCGCTAAATAAACCAGAATTTGGGGGAGATATTAAAATAATGAAAAATAGAATTACTGCGGCTTTATTAGCCTTTTTTTTAGGTTACATCGGAATTCATAAATTCTACTTAGGTCAGAATGTAGCAGGTATATTATATTTATTGTTTTGCTGGACGTTTATACCAGGACTTATCGCCTTTTTTGAAACTATTGGTTTGTTATTAATGTCAGATCAAGCTTTTGATATTCAGTATAATCGCGGTGTCATGGGATATGGCGGTTATGGTGTTATTGGTGGTGAACTATCAAAAGACAAAGCCGCTACACTAGGAGAACTCAAAAAACTTTACGATCAAGGCGTAATTACGGCTGAAGAATATGAAGGTAAAAGGAGAAAGATTTTAGATTCTTTGTAGTTGAATCGGATGGTTAAAAATGTCAAATTCTCCTAACTGGTTGCAAACAACTCCGCAATGGGTATGGCTATCACTAATTCCCACCTTTGGAGGATTGGCAATAGCCTATGCTGGAAAGAAAACTAGGACAAATGCTTGGATTGCTCTAGGATTGGGAACGACAGCAGCCGCTATAGTTTTGTATTCTACACCTTTGGGATCGTTGATTTGGCTATTCCAAGTGGGAACTGCTTTCTTTTTGAAAAAAAGGTATTTGCTGAAAACTTTGCCGAAGTCTGCTATGTTACCAGACGATCCGGAAAGTATTAAGTTGTTGGCTAAAGTCAAAGGAAAAGTCGATATCAATGACTGCTCTAAAGATGAGTTAGTATATAGTTTGGGTTTACCAATAGTTTATGCCAATGATATTGATTACGTCCGCAATCAAGGATATGTTTTTACCCATGTGGAAGAACTATCAGAAATAGCTGGTATCCCCGAAAACTATCTCCGCAAAATAGCACCTCTGATCGTCTTTAGCTATGATTATAAAAAAGATTTTGACTGGACTTGGCGGCGTTTGAATACTCT
The Merismopedia glauca CCAP 1448/3 genome window above contains:
- a CDS encoding histidine phosphatase family protein, whose amino-acid sequence is MSTRVIIVRHGQSSYNSQGRIQGRSDDSILTEKGKADAAQVANTLKSIQIDAAYCSPLQRAKSTAEIIISGLDSALKLQPDEQLMEIDLPLWENLFKEDVKANFPQEYRAWKEKPHELRMQIPTDDGFKEHYPVLALYKQAREFWQKLLSKHQGETVLIVAHNGINRGLIATAIGMSPDRYHAIQQSNCGITVLNFAGDWGEAVQLESLNLTSHVGETLPKVRPGHQGPRLLLVRHGETEWNRAGRFQGQIDVPLNENGREQSQKAKTFLHDVPLDLAFTSPMLRPKETAEIILEAHTQVNLDTRSGLSEIAHGLWEGKLEAEIDASYPGELQRWRTIPEQVQMPEGENLQQVWDRAIPTWQAIVEEVGASEISRTALVVAHDATNKVILCHILGLKTADFWKIKQGNCAVTVIDYPEGAQGMPVLQSLNITTHLGGGAIDHTAAGAL
- a CDS encoding lysophospholipid acyltransferase family protein, which translates into the protein MDKSSPVQLNVSPAAINPTQTPETERITSHISPWLTAIAYPLGKYLVLPSYFSKIEIIGQEHLPRTGPVIIAPTHRSRWDSLIVPYAVGHHVIKRHLRFMVSANEMKGIQGWFIRRLGGFPVDTEQPGIGSFRHTVELLLAGEMLVIFPEGNIFRDNQLSSLKPGLVRMACHAQAKIDSKAQEGVKIVPMSIRYSQAAPKFGCQVKIHIGAPLEVNEFDVKKSMKVATQRLTTALETSLMDLDLANPPLFVGT
- a CDS encoding NINE protein, with protein sequence MKNRITAALLAFFLGYIGIHKFYLGQNVAGILYLLFCWTFIPGLIAFFETIGLLLMSDQAFDIQYNRGVMGYGGYGVIGGELSKDKAATLGELKKLYDQGVITAEEYEGKRRKILDSL
- a CDS encoding helix-hairpin-helix domain-containing protein, with translation MSNSPNWLQTTPQWVWLSLIPTFGGLAIAYAGKKTRTNAWIALGLGTTAAAIVLYSTPLGSLIWLFQVGTAFFLKKRYLLKTLPKSAMLPDDPESIKLLAKVKGKVDINDCSKDELVYSLGLPIVYANDIDYVRNQGYVFTHVEELSEIAGIPENYLRKIAPLIVFSYDYKKDFDWTWRRLNTLSIDELVVHGLPPSIAQKIIIERDNRGAYQSVVEVSRRTGLPLSAYKQVL
- a CDS encoding CPBP family intramembrane glutamic endopeptidase, coding for MNLQTIKRVLLVILTIIAVGQTTVSLFNSWQQPQTQSRIELYQTNLVLNATEWKKFTEASSNKDADIYPKLREQLIGKEPLKNAQKQYEELKTSLTKTQDSIKGDSLRDGKAGRSSSILAQTERIGSIVDELDLRIGILQAEQGQTNAALETWTNLIERSKFKTDGLNNFKTVAVLIDLWTDKSSITATSETQIKANLDGWFKYRSLAKLYQVEQRPADLANLELQQQNIAEQVVNKLLLVGVLPVIGLLIGTLLILGLTLQLAIRKKRSILATNSGIGWKTPWDIETISIVLIVGFFTVKDIVLPIVLGLILSLFQINPTKLDNLQQVMFSFVAYIGIAVLAVTILFFAIKKYFPLPPDWFKFKLTPQSIAWGIGGYLTAIPLVIIISLINQQLWGDRGGGNPILPVALQGQDNLAKFLLFLTACIAAPIFEELIFRGFLLASLTRYLPVWGAITVSGLIFAVAHLSLSEVIPLTVLGMLLGFVYTRSRNLLSSMLMHALWNSGTLITLFILGSGNS